The Candidatus Obscuribacterales bacterium genome contains the following window.
ACCATGCGCGACTGAAAGCCCAGCCGCGTCAGCACCATTTTCATCTGGGCTGGGGTAGTATTTTGCGCTTCATCCAAAATCACAAAGGCATTATTCAGGGTGCGCCCTCGCATATAGGCTAGGGGAGCCACTTCAATCACCCCACGCTCCATGAGGCTGGGAATTTTTTCCGCATCTAAGAATTCGTAGAGCGCATCGTAGAGCGGACGCAGGTAGGGGTTAATTTTTTGCTGCAAATCGCCCGGCAAGAACCCCAAACGTTCCCCGGCTTCCACCGCTGGGCGAGTCAGAATTAGACGCTCATACTCGTTATTCAGCAGCGCCTGCACCGCCACCACAGCGGCTAGATAGGTTTTCCCAGTGCCGGCTGGGCCAATGCAAAAGGTGAGGTCGTGGCTGCGAATGGCTTGAATATAGTGGCGCTGGCGTAGGGTTTTAGCGCGTACGGCCTCACCACGCCGCGTGCGGGCCAAAACATCGGACTGGAGAGCCTGTAGCTCCACCTGCCGCTGGGTATCCCAAGCATGGGACACAGTTTGGATATCCACCGAAGTCACCGGGGAGCCCGCTTCCCAATAGGGCTTCAGCAGATCGATTAAGTCTTTACAGCGCCGCATTTGGGCATCTGAACCCGAAATGAGTACCTGCTGCCCACGCAGCACGATTGAGGTACCGGTATGCTTCGATAGCTGTTTTAAATTTGCTTCTTGGGGGCCTGCCAGGGCGATCGCACTTTCTGGACTCGGCAACTCAACCGTCAGCACCTGGGTCATACACAAACAATACCTACGGTGAGAACATTATCCCCACCCTATCATTCCTACCCTAGGATTCATCTTGGGCACTGCGCGATCGTGGCCGCACGGGGGGAGTAGGGCGGGACGATCGCGGTGCTGCTGCACGGGGCGCATCTTCAGTAGGTAGCCCATATACATCGAGATGGGCTATCTGCTGGGCTGACTGAGCCGCGATGCGCAACACCGTCCGAATGGCTTGAATATTCCGCCCGCCCCGACCAAACACCCGACCGCGATCGGATTCCTCAAAGGCCACCCGCAGCCACACCCGATTGGATGTGGGCATATATTCACAATCGACGCTCAACGTGGCAGGCTGCTCTAGAAACGGCTCGATTAAGAACCGCAGCAAGGCCTCATAGTTCAGCGTAGATTCTGCAGGAGATGGCAAGGCGGAGGGGTCAGACATGGACTTATTCAGCCTCGGAATTATCCTCAGATGGAGCCGCTTCTACAGCAGTCTCGATAGCGGTCTCAGCAATGGGTTCAGCAACTGCCACAGCGGAGTCCTTAGGAGCGTACTTGGATACGGGACGCTCTAGGATGCTGGCGCGCTCTAGAATATGGCGAACGGTATCGGTGGGCTGGGCACCCTGCTGCAGGCGACGGAGGATTCCATCGACATCTAAACGGGTTTCATCGGTACGCGGATTGTAGAACCCTAGTTCTTCCAAGGGGCGTCCGTCCCGACGAGCGCTGCTATCCATAGCAACAATGCGGTAGCTGGCTTCACGCTTCTTGCCGAACCGCTTCAATCGCAGTTTGATCATGCCTGAAAAGAGTTCTCCTAAAACAACTGAACGTAGACCATCAACACAAAATTCTTGACCCTATCTCCAAGCGATCGCGCTGGCAGGGCTAGCGACAACCCCCATAATCATGACCTTAGCCTTGGGCTGCAGGTACTGACTGGCTGACCACGTGCCAAGTCAAACTTAGCCCCTTGACCCCAGTGACATAAGGGTTAAACACCAAGTACATGATTATATCATCGATCGCATGGATTGGCGTAGAGCCACTTGGATGCTGGAGGTCTGAAGGGGCGATCGCTAGAGGGAGCCAAAGCCTTTTTTCTTCTTGTCTTTCTTTTTCTTTTTGCCCGCTGTGCCGCCACCGGGGTAGCCCCGCCAGCCAGGACGTGGTCCACCGCCCATGCCCGGCATTCCACCGCCGGGAGCACCGCCAAAGGGATTGCCCATGCCGCCCATCCCCGGCATCCCCATACCTGGCATCTGCCCGCTGCCCATTTGCTGCATCATGGTGCGCATGCGCTGGAAATCGCTGACCAGCTTGCTGACATCATTGAGGCTATGACCTGACCCTTGGGCAACGCGCTTGCGGCGGCTGGGCGATCCGGACAAGATCTCTGGATTTTTGCGCTCCTCCTTGGTCATGGAGTTGATCATGGCTTCCGATCGCTTGAGCTGGACTTCACCTTGCTCCAACTGATCACTGGAGATTTTGCCCATACCGGGGATCAGCTTCATCAAGCCGCCCAAGGAGCCCATATTTTTCAACAGGCGCATTTGCTTGAGGAAGTCGTCAAAGTCAAACTGAGCCGAGAGGATTTTCTCCTGCATCTTCTCTGCTTCAGCAAAATCCACCTCTTCCTGGGCCTTTTCCACCAGGGTGAGCACATCACCCATGCCCAAAATGCGGGAGGCCATGCGATCGGGGAAGAAGGGCTGTAGGGCCTCCACCTTTTCGCCCACCCCGATGAACTTAATCGGCTGTCCGGAAATACGGCGTACCGACAGGGCGGCACCACCTCGGGTATCGCCATCCATCTTGGTGAGAATGGCACCGGTGACCCCAATTTGTTCATGGAAGGTGCGGGTGAGGTTGGCGGCCTCTTGCCCGGTCATGGCATCCACCACCAGCAAAACTTCGTGGGGCTGCACCATCTCCTTGACCTGGGCCAACTCGCCCATCATGTCTTGGTCAATTTGCAGCCGCCCTGCCGTGTCGATAATCACCGTATCAATGCCCTCGTCCCGAGCTCGCGCCACCCCTTGGCGGGCGATTTCCACGGGATTGGCGTCGCTGCCTAGTTCAAACACCGGCACGTTAATCTGCTTACCCAGGGTGATCAACTGGTCAATCGCCGCCGGACGGTAGACGTCGGTGGCCACCAGCAGAGTGGAGCGATCTTGCTTACGCAGATGCAGCGCTAGCTTGGCCGAGGCAGTGGTTTTCCCTGTCCCTTGCAAACCGGCCATCAGCACAATGGTGGGCCCTTCCTCTGCTTGGGCTAAGGGAGCATTTGTTTCCCCCATCACCTCCACGAGCTGGTCATAGACCAGTTTGATGAACTGTTGGTCGGGCCGGACACCGGAGATCACCTCAGCCCCTTGCGCCCGGGTTTGCACCTCAGCGACAAAATCTTTCACCACCTGCAGACTGACATCTGCCTCCAGCAAAGCCCGCCGCACTTCCCGCAGGGCTTCCTGAATGTTGGCATCGGAAATTTTGTCTTGACCGCGAAGCTTTTTCCAGGCTCCTTCAAATCGCTCGGCTAGGGCATCAAACATACGTCAGGCTGGGGTTAGGGTCTACAACAGGCGATCGCTTCCACAACAGAAGCGCGTCTTTCTCAATTCTAAGGGGTGAGGGGCGTCTCGATCGCCCAATTGACTAGCGAGGCCAAACCCGTGGACGACAGGGGGGGCGATCGCCCCACGTTTGGCGAACATCCTGCCAGACCTGGGTAAACCAACGACGAGCGGCACCCGAGGAGGGGCCACGATAGCGACAGAGGTAGCCCGACTGCAGTTGGGTCACCCCGGCATCCCCAGGCTGGTTTAGCTCCGCCCAGAGCGATCGCGCCCGTTCCAGTTGATCGGCCTCCGGCGATCGCCCCAGGATGGCAAAACTGCCGACGACGGGATAGCCAGCCAACCCGTGGGGGCTGGTAAGCAGATCAGCGCTGGCCGGTAGCCATTGGGGATCAATCCACAGCGGTTTGCCCTGCTGCCACACTTCCGTATGCGATCGCCACTCGCCCTCGGTGAAGGTTTCTTGGCGGGCGGTGCGACCAAAGCGCGTGATCTCCCAGCCTAGCCATAGAGCCTGATCCCCTAGCTCAACCCGAATGGTTTGATGCAGCCGTCCCCCTTGGAAGACAATCAGCTCTTGGGGCAGCCATTCCAACCAGGCTCCGGCCCCTAGGTTCAGGGTGACGGACTGGGTCGCGGTTTCGCCAGCGCTGCCATAGAGTTTGTTGGCTGCTGCCGTGGTGAGAAGGGCATGGGTGTGAGGCGCTAGATCTACCGTGGTAGATAAGCGATCGCCCCCGACAATACCGCCTGCGGTGTGCAGCATCACGCCATGGCAAACCCCATCTTCTGGATAAAAGGGGCGCTGAATTTTGTACGGAGCGCGGGCATGGCGATGGGCCAGATAGGTGCGCCCGGTGTCATCGGTGTCAAAGCTTAGGTGCAACTGCCCGTGCCATCCAGTGGGACGGTGGGACGCGATGGGGGCAGTGGTCATGGCAATCTCTAGAGGGGTGTGAGGTGAAGCGATCGCCGCCTATTTTACCAAGATCCGTCGCCGTGCTTTGCTCATTGCCAAGATTTGGAAGCACCTGTCCTAGGGCGATCCTTGGGCGATCCTTAGCGCATCTGCGACGGAAATTCTCCCGTTTGCACCGTCAGTGATTGGGTGGCACCCTCACGCCATAGGGTGATCTGCAGGCGATCGCCCACATCACTACTGCGCACCTTGTCTTGAATATCTTGTCCGGTGGCGATCGCCTGCCCATCAATCTCCTGAATCACATCTCCAGCTTGCAGGCCACTTAGGGACGCAGGGGAACCTGGCGCTACCTCTACCACCACCACACCCTGATCGATATCGAGTCGCTGGGCGCGGTTGAGATTCGCATTCAGCTCTTGCTTGACATCCTCGGTGAGTTCCACCATGCGAATGCCTAGATAGGGATGCTGAACACGACCATTAGCAATGAGCTGATTGGCAATATCCTGCACCACATTGATAGGAATCGCAAAACCTAGCCCCTGCGCCCCACCAATGATCGCCGTATTCATGCCGATCACCTGGCCGCGATCGTTCAACAGCGGCCCACCGGAGTTGCCGGGATTAATAGCCGCATCGGTTTGAATAAAGCTCACTTGCTTATCGGGGATGCGGACATCGGCACTGCTGCGTCCCGTGGCGCTGATGATGCCAGCGGTGACCGTATTGTCTAGCCCGAGGGGGTTACCAATGGCGATCGCCCATTCCCCAGGACGGATTTGATCAGCATTCCCTAACCGCACAATCGGTAAGTTGCTAGCGCTAATGCGAATCACCGCCACATCAGTGACCGGATCCTGCCCCACCACTTCACCTTCAAATTCTCGTCCATCCCGCAGGGTGACAGTCACCTGATCGGCTCCATCAATCACATGGGCATTGGTGATCACCAAACCATCATCAGCCAAGATAAAGCCTGAGCCAACACCATCGGTCATCTGCCCCATGTTGGGAGAACCGCTATTGCCAAAAAAGCGCCGTAATGCCGGATCGTCAAAACCGCCAGGCAAAGCAGCGATCCGCCGCTGGGCATCAATACGCACCACCGCCGGCCCTACCTCATCTACTACATCGGCAATGAAGCTATCCCCGCGAGCTGCCAAGACCTGCCCCGATGTGCCCAGAATTGGATCCGGTGTCGAGCGATCGCTCCTGACCTCTGTTAACTCTATCGGCGGCGATGAACTGGCTCGCTCTGGGGTGGCTGCTAGCCAACGATCGACTAGAACGACACTAGACGTACCTATAACGGTTAGTAGAACATACAAGCCAATACGAGCCAGCGACGCACCCCGAGATGACGGTGATAATGAAGATAAATCTGTCCACTGTGGTTTATGTTGTGCCATGACCAATCTCCTGGTTCTATACCCGACGCAACGTCGGCGATCGCAAGTTCTACCTAGACATCTCCATTCCACTGCTGGACAAGTTCAGACTTGGGTGAGAAGAGTGTCATCGGTCTTCATCATTAGCCTAAGAGACCTATGTGGCAGAGATATGACAGTCATATTCCAAAGATATGGAGTCTCAGCGATCGCCATGATAGAGACTGCGATCGCCCTAGCCTTGATTTCATAGGCTATTCGCCCTAGTTTGACTCACCGGTGACAATTTGTCACATCAAGTTCATCTCAATCACAAACGGTTGACACATCCCCTTGATACGGTTGAGTCATCAGGTGAATGAATGCAAGGGAGGAGCAGGGATTGCCCTCGTTGAGATGATCTCGTCGAGGAACCAGCAATTCAAACTGCTCCTTTTTTTTGTCTAGTTTTAGACACGCCATGATATTAAAGGCTGTAGCAATACCCGGATGTCTGTAGTCCCCTTGACAAGACGTCAGCGAAGCAGGGAATCAAAGGTAGGAAGATACGTTTGCCGGGTTTCGGCTTCGCTCAACCCTCTTCTCATGTCGCTCAACCCTCTTCTCACCAGGATGGGAGCATTGAGCGACGTCAAAATGCTTGCCCATCATTACGTCCTCCTAATGATGAGGAATCTTGGGACTAAAACCCGACCTGCAGAGCTATTTCACCATTCTTGAAGTCACCAGTATCGAACGGACCAGGTCTTGATAGAGTAAGTAGCGGGCAATCGCCCCACTTGCATTTTCCCGGTGAAATTCAGCTATGACTACTGTCCTGTTGCGAGCCGTGCGCCTTCTTGATCCCATTCGCCAAACGGATGGCGTAGTGGATGTACTGGTTCAAGACGGGATCATCGAAGCGATCGCACCCACCCTAGCCGATGTACCGCCGGATACCGTCATCTGCGATCGCCCTGGTTTGATCATGGGCCCAGGCTTGGTGGATCTCTACAGCACCAGCGGCGAGCCGGGGTATGAAACGCGGGAGACCTTGGATTCGTTACTCCATGCCGCTATAGCTGGAGGGTTTACCCGGCTGACGCTGCTACCTCACATGCAACCACCTATGGATAACCCGGCCATGGTCACCTGGCTGCGATCGCGGCTGCAAACCTGTGCTAGCACGGTGCGCGTTGAGATGTGGGGGGCCTTAACCCAAGGACTGCTGGGCGATCGCATGGCCGAGGTTGCCGAACTGGCCGAGGCGGAGGTGGTGGGCTTTACTGACGGCCAGCCCATCGCCCACCTTAACCTGCTGCATCGTTTACTGGACTACCTAACGCCCTATGGGAAACCCTTGGCGCTATGGTGCTGCGATCGCGACCTCAGCTACAACGGCACAGCCCGAGAAGGACAGGACTCGATTCGTCTGGGTCTTCCAGGGCATCCGGCCATGGCGGAAACGGCAGCGATCGCGGCGGTGTTGGAATGTTTAACGCCAGAGTCTCCACCGGTGCATTTCATGCGGATCTCCACGGCCCGCAGTGTGGAGCTGATCCAGCAGGGCAAGGAACGCGGCTTGCCGATCACAGCCAGTACAACCTGGATGCACCTACTCTGGACGACGGCAGATTTGGAGCACTATGATCCCAACCTCCGGCTGGATCCACCCTTAGGAACACCAGCGGATCGAGCGGCCCTTGTCCAAGCGATCGCTACGGGGGTATTAGATGCGATCGCCGTCGATCATACACCCCATACCTATGAAGATAAGACCGTTGCCTTCAATGAAGCGCCCCCTGGGGCCATTGGCCTGGAACTGGCCCTGCCCTTACTATGGGAAGCCTTTGTGGTAACAGGGCAATGGGATGCCCTGACCTTGTGGAGCTGCCTAAGTACGCACCCGGCTCTCTGCCTCCAGCAAGAACCACCCCAGATCGCTGTGGGGCAACCGGCAGAGCTAACCCTGTTTGCCCCCCATGCCGACTGGACCGTGACCCGACAAACCCTCCAGTCGCGATCGCACAATACTCCCTATCTCGGGCGATCGCTGCGCGGTCGGGTCATGCCCTGGGCGCAACTCATCGCCTCACTCTAGGCACGACCTCCAGAGACGACTACAGAGACAGATGGAAACCTTGGACTAAGGGCAACGCCGCCACCCAAGGGCGATCGCTTCCATAGCTTTGATCAGGATAGAGCGGCACTGGATTAATGCCCCCGATGCGCTTGAGGGGCCAAAAGCGCACGACGGCCCGCCCAATGATGTCATCTTCGTTGACATAGCCCCAAAAATGACTATCGTTACTGCGATTGCGGTTGTCACCGAGGACGAAGTACGACTGCTCAGGAATGGTCACAGGGCCCCATTCATAGTTGGGCACTTCAGCAATGTATTGCTCCGCAATCGGCTGGTCATTGATATAGACTCGCCCGCTAGCAATGGCGACGCTGTCGCCCGGCAGCCCTATTACACGCTTGATCAAGGCATCATGAAAGTCAGGTTGTTGCCGCTGCAAGCCTTCTGGGGGGCTGAAGACAATAATTTCACCCCGCAAGGGTGGTCGGAACCGGTAGGAGATCTTTTCAATAATCAACCGATCGTTGACCTGCAGCGTCGGCAGCATAGACTCCGTGGGAATATAGCGAGCTTCGGCAATGAAATGGCGGATACCAAAGGCTAGCACGATGCTCACACCAAAAATTTTTACCCATTCGACCCATCCGTCTTCTTCGGTCTCGTGGGAGATGCTATGGGAATCAGGACTTAGTGGTTTAGGTCGTTCACTCATTCAAGTTGTCCGGTGATAGGGCATGGGTGCATCCGGCATTTGATTCTAGACTGCGACCTGCTTCGGAGCAAGCGATCGCTTGTGTAACTACCTGCCTTCGTCCACAAGCTGCTGATTTACATCATCAGGGTAGAGCAGATTTGGATTCACAGACCCGAGGCGATCGGGGGGCCAAAACCGTACCGCTGCGCGCCCGATAATCGTCTCCCGAGGGACATAACCCCAGAAGTGGCTGTCTAAACTATTGTTGCGATTATCCCCTAAGACCAAGTAGGCATCGTCTGGCACAACGGCCGGGCCCCAAACATAGGTCGGTTCTGCAGCGATGTAGGGTTCGTCCAAGGGTTGTCCGTTGATCAACACCTGACCATTGATCACCTGAACGGTCTCGCCGGGTAAGCCAATCACCCGCTTGATGAAGGCAAAGCGAAAATCTGGGTTTTGTGCCTGCAAATCTTCCCGAGGCATAAAGACCACCACATCACCCCGAGCTGGATCATGAAAGCGATAGCTGAGTTTTTCGACCACCAAGTGATCGTTAACTTGTAGCGTGGGTACCATGGACTCCGTAGGAATATAGCGAGCTTCCGCAATGAAGTGTCGGATACCCAACGACATAAATAAACTCAGCCCCACCACTTTCAAGACTTCTCCCCAAGGATTGGGTTGAGTTTGGGAGGGGGGATTGGGGCGATCGCGACGCACGGGCTTCATAGGCAACATTTAGGAACTATCACAGACAACAAGAACTCAATTGGCAGATCAATCGGTGACGTGAATGGTACAGACAACGCTTGGGGAGCAGGATTACGTTGAACCAGGATGCAATCTGGCAACATAAAGGCTATCGCAATTCTAGCGAAGATGGTTTGGAAATCTGCGAGGTTGACATGACGACCCGTTTTACACGTTGACTTTAGATATTCGCCATGACGGCTGCTGCATCCGTATTAATCCGCATTGATCCGCCACACTCCTAGGATCGTCAGAGGGTTCTCAACCGGACAACGATATCTGGCTTGAGAACGGGGCGATCGCTCCACGTAGCCCGGATGAATCAGCCGGATTGATCAGCCTCATTGATCGAATTGATCAAATTGATCAGCAGATAGGGCTATAGACGCCCAAGGGCTAAGGTTGTTGCCAGGGGTACTCGATCCCTCAGGAGTAGTTTCAGAAACCAGGACTGGACTATCCAGATCTCAGCCCACGAGAGAATAGGGCTTTCAGCCTATCCCAACCTCAGGTTACTTACTGGTAAGGGTATGCACGCCGTCCCAGTCATCATGGGGAGGGTTCTGGAGATAGAGGAGCGATCGCTCTAGATGTAGATGGGTGGCGCGATCGCCCGGACAGATGGTCTTCGCTTGCTCAAACTGCCTCAGGGCTTGCTCAAACTGGCGATCGCCATAGGCTTGCCGACCGGCGAGATAATGCTCTAGAAACTGATGCTGGGTTGGGGTAAAGACCATCTGACGATCGCCCAAGAGTTCATAAATAGTCAGCGATCGCTCCTTACCTTTCACCCGAATGCGATCGAGTTCCCGCACCCAAATTTTGTCGTGGCATTCGCTATGGGTGAACTCGCTGATGATGATGTTGCAGCTTTGATCCCAGTTGCCGTAGATTTTCGTTACGCCTTCAAGGCGCGAGCTAATGTCTACCCCATCGCCAATCACGGTGTAGTCCATGCGCTTTTTGGAGCCAATGTTGCCGCAAACCACTTCCCCGGAGCTGAGACCAATACCAATGTGCAGTTCGCGATCGCCGCTGCGATGCCGTTCGGTGTTGAAAAGCTCTAGGCGATGACGCATGTCTAACGCCGACTGCACCGCCTTCCAAGCATGGGTTTCCAGGGTGAGCGGTGCCCCAAAGACCGCCATGAGGGCATCGCCAATAAATTTATCCAGGGTGCCCTTGTAGTTAAACACCGCCTCCACCATGGTCTCAAAGTAGCTATTCAAGAGCGAGACCACCTCCGCTGCTTCCATGGATTCGGTAATCGAGGTATAGCCACGAATATCGGAAAAGAGAATGGTTACCTCCCGACGCTCCCCTTCCATCAGAGCATCTTCGCCAATGGCAATCACCTGTTCTGCCACCTCGGGGTTCATGTAGCGATAGAGGGTTGTCTTCATCCGCTTTTCGATGCTGATGTCTTCCAGCACCACCAACCCACCGCGCACGCTACCCGTTGGATTAGTCAAGGGATTCACCGTGAGATTAATGCTGCGCTCAAAACGCTGCACCTTAGCCTCTGCATCCAACACCTCGCCAATACTCCAAACGGTAAACCCCTGTTGCTCAGCATCCCAAGCAGCTAGCACCGGCAGGGGATCATCGTCATCAAAGGCGATCGCCACATGTAGCGTTTGCTCCGGCACATAATGACGGGCACCGGTTTTCAGGCTATCTTCCAAACGCATCTGCAAAGATTCCACCGGCACCACCGACCACACCGGCCGCCCCACCAGGTTCTGCGTCCATAGGGTTTGGCATTGCCACCCCTCGCTTCCCTGGATAAGACAACCCAACAGTTCTAGCGCCGCCTCGTTAATGGTGACAATCCGCCCATCCATATCGGTGGAAATGACCGCATCGGACAGGCTTTGCAGCATGTCTTTCTGGTACTGCTTTTCCAGCAAAATATTCTGAAACAGTTGGGCATTTTCGAGGGCAATCCCCGCCTGAATGTTGAACGCCCGCATGAAGTCTTCATCGGAGCCAGTGAAGCTGCCCTGATCTTTGTTGATCAACTGCGTCACTCCAATCAGCGCTCCGCTGGAGTTAAACACGGGCATACAGAGAATATTGCGGGTATGGTAGCCGGTGCTTTGATCCACCGTGGGGTCGAAGCGCGGGTCTTCATAGGCATTGGGAATGTTCAGGGTTTCCCCTGTAGAGGCCACATAGCCCGCGATACCGCGATTGGCCGGCAGGCGGATCTCTACCCGATTGTTGCGATCATCTGCCACCGCCACCTTCGACCATAGTTCATGGCGATCGCGATCGATCAAAAACAAGGTGCTGCGATCGGCCTGCATCAGATCCCGCGCCTCATCCATCACCTTGCTGAGGGTGTCATCCAGATTCAAGCTTTGCCCTAACGATGCCGTCGCCTCCAGCAAAGCCGCTGCCCCCCGTTGATTTCGCGCCGCAATGTAGAACAGATTGCAGCTTTCAAGAATCACCCCAATAGACGCCGCAAATTCACCAAACAGAGACTGATCAACCTCCGTAAACGGCTTACCATTGGATTTGTTGACTAACTGCACCACCGCCACCACCTGACTTTTGCGGTTCAATACCGGCATACAGAGCAAGTTACGGGTTTGG
Protein-coding sequences here:
- the rpsP gene encoding 30S ribosomal protein S16 encodes the protein MIKLRLKRFGKKREASYRIVAMDSSARRDGRPLEELGFYNPRTDETRLDVDGILRRLQQGAQPTDTVRHILERASILERPVSKYAPKDSAVAVAEPIAETAIETAVEAAPSEDNSEAE
- the lepB gene encoding signal peptidase I — translated: MKPVRRDRPNPPSQTQPNPWGEVLKVVGLSLFMSLGIRHFIAEARYIPTESMVPTLQVNDHLVVEKLSYRFHDPARGDVVVFMPREDLQAQNPDFRFAFIKRVIGLPGETVQVINGQVLINGQPLDEPYIAAEPTYVWGPAVVPDDAYLVLGDNRNNSLDSHFWGYVPRETIIGRAAVRFWPPDRLGSVNPNLLYPDDVNQQLVDEGR
- the lepB gene encoding signal peptidase I — translated: MSERPKPLSPDSHSISHETEEDGWVEWVKIFGVSIVLAFGIRHFIAEARYIPTESMLPTLQVNDRLIIEKISYRFRPPLRGEIIVFSPPEGLQRQQPDFHDALIKRVIGLPGDSVAIASGRVYINDQPIAEQYIAEVPNYEWGPVTIPEQSYFVLGDNRNRSNDSHFWGYVNEDDIIGRAVVRFWPLKRIGGINPVPLYPDQSYGSDRPWVAALPLVQGFHLSL
- a CDS encoding urease accessory protein UreD yields the protein MTTAPIASHRPTGWHGQLHLSFDTDDTGRTYLAHRHARAPYKIQRPFYPEDGVCHGVMLHTAGGIVGGDRLSTTVDLAPHTHALLTTAAANKLYGSAGETATQSVTLNLGAGAWLEWLPQELIVFQGGRLHQTIRVELGDQALWLGWEITRFGRTARQETFTEGEWRSHTEVWQQGKPLWIDPQWLPASADLLTSPHGLAGYPVVGSFAILGRSPEADQLERARSLWAELNQPGDAGVTQLQSGYLCRYRGPSSGAARRWFTQVWQDVRQTWGDRPPCRPRVWPR
- a CDS encoding dihydroorotase produces the protein MTTVLLRAVRLLDPIRQTDGVVDVLVQDGIIEAIAPTLADVPPDTVICDRPGLIMGPGLVDLYSTSGEPGYETRETLDSLLHAAIAGGFTRLTLLPHMQPPMDNPAMVTWLRSRLQTCASTVRVEMWGALTQGLLGDRMAEVAELAEAEVVGFTDGQPIAHLNLLHRLLDYLTPYGKPLALWCCDRDLSYNGTAREGQDSIRLGLPGHPAMAETAAIAAVLECLTPESPPVHFMRISTARSVELIQQGKERGLPITASTTWMHLLWTTADLEHYDPNLRLDPPLGTPADRAALVQAIATGVLDAIAVDHTPHTYEDKTVAFNEAPPGAIGLELALPLLWEAFVVTGQWDALTLWSCLSTHPALCLQQEPPQIAVGQPAELTLFAPHADWTVTRQTLQSRSHNTPYLGRSLRGRVMPWAQLIASL
- a CDS encoding GAF domain-containing protein gives rise to the protein MTGSSHGMLANLFQVDSTVDLTGQIRDLPVPQFMTLLEQITTEFEYFLQAIELINNEKLEVMLERLLDAFTHKIGQILHAEHTTIFLVDEEKQQLWCKTASIDQPGAELRVPMNTGIIGHVASTGEPLNIHDVDTHPLFNRDTDRHTGRQTRNLLCMPVLNRKSQVVAVVQLVNKSNGKPFTEVDQSLFGEFAASIGVILESCNLFYIAARNQRGAAALLEATASLGQSLNLDDTLSKVMDEARDLMQADRSTLFLIDRDRHELWSKVAVADDRNNRVEIRLPANRGIAGYVASTGETLNIPNAYEDPRFDPTVDQSTGYHTRNILCMPVFNSSGALIGVTQLINKDQGSFTGSDEDFMRAFNIQAGIALENAQLFQNILLEKQYQKDMLQSLSDAVISTDMDGRIVTINEAALELLGCLIQGSEGWQCQTLWTQNLVGRPVWSVVPVESLQMRLEDSLKTGARHYVPEQTLHVAIAFDDDDPLPVLAAWDAEQQGFTVWSIGEVLDAEAKVQRFERSINLTVNPLTNPTGSVRGGLVVLEDISIEKRMKTTLYRYMNPEVAEQVIAIGEDALMEGERREVTILFSDIRGYTSITESMEAAEVVSLLNSYFETMVEAVFNYKGTLDKFIGDALMAVFGAPLTLETHAWKAVQSALDMRHRLELFNTERHRSGDRELHIGIGLSSGEVVCGNIGSKKRMDYTVIGDGVDISSRLEGVTKIYGNWDQSCNIIISEFTHSECHDKIWVRELDRIRVKGKERSLTIYELLGDRQMVFTPTQHQFLEHYLAGRQAYGDRQFEQALRQFEQAKTICPGDRATHLHLERSLLYLQNPPHDDWDGVHTLTSK
- a CDS encoding KH domain-containing protein, which translates into the protein MSDPSALPSPAESTLNYEALLRFLIEPFLEQPATLSVDCEYMPTSNRVWLRVAFEESDRGRVFGRGGRNIQAIRTVLRIAAQSAQQIAHLDVYGLPTEDAPRAAAPRSSRPTPPVRPRSRSAQDES
- a CDS encoding PhoH family protein, with the protein product MTQVLTVELPSPESAIALAGPQEANLKQLSKHTGTSIVLRGQQVLISGSDAQMRRCKDLIDLLKPYWEAGSPVTSVDIQTVSHAWDTQRQVELQALQSDVLARTRRGEAVRAKTLRQRHYIQAIRSHDLTFCIGPAGTGKTYLAAVVAVQALLNNEYERLILTRPAVEAGERLGFLPGDLQQKINPYLRPLYDALYEFLDAEKIPSLMERGVIEVAPLAYMRGRTLNNAFVILDEAQNTTPAQMKMVLTRLGFQSRMVVTGDVTQTDLPHYQQSGLAVAEKILHRVEGIAFCHLTASDVVRHPLVQRIVAAYERQEQSTPLRSPDLRSSDRP
- the ffh gene encoding signal recognition particle protein, producing the protein MFDALAERFEGAWKKLRGQDKISDANIQEALREVRRALLEADVSLQVVKDFVAEVQTRAQGAEVISGVRPDQQFIKLVYDQLVEVMGETNAPLAQAEEGPTIVLMAGLQGTGKTTASAKLALHLRKQDRSTLLVATDVYRPAAIDQLITLGKQINVPVFELGSDANPVEIARQGVARARDEGIDTVIIDTAGRLQIDQDMMGELAQVKEMVQPHEVLLVVDAMTGQEAANLTRTFHEQIGVTGAILTKMDGDTRGGAALSVRRISGQPIKFIGVGEKVEALQPFFPDRMASRILGMGDVLTLVEKAQEEVDFAEAEKMQEKILSAQFDFDDFLKQMRLLKNMGSLGGLMKLIPGMGKISSDQLEQGEVQLKRSEAMINSMTKEERKNPEILSGSPSRRKRVAQGSGHSLNDVSKLVSDFQRMRTMMQQMGSGQMPGMGMPGMGGMGNPFGGAPGGGMPGMGGGPRPGWRGYPGGGTAGKKKKKDKKKKGFGSL
- a CDS encoding HhoA/HhoB/HtrA family serine endopeptidase, giving the protein MAQHKPQWTDLSSLSPSSRGASLARIGLYVLLTVIGTSSVVLVDRWLAATPERASSSPPIELTEVRSDRSTPDPILGTSGQVLAARGDSFIADVVDEVGPAVVRIDAQRRIAALPGGFDDPALRRFFGNSGSPNMGQMTDGVGSGFILADDGLVITNAHVIDGADQVTVTLRDGREFEGEVVGQDPVTDVAVIRISASNLPIVRLGNADQIRPGEWAIAIGNPLGLDNTVTAGIISATGRSSADVRIPDKQVSFIQTDAAINPGNSGGPLLNDRGQVIGMNTAIIGGAQGLGFAIPINVVQDIANQLIANGRVQHPYLGIRMVELTEDVKQELNANLNRAQRLDIDQGVVVVEVAPGSPASLSGLQAGDVIQEIDGQAIATGQDIQDKVRSSDVGDRLQITLWREGATQSLTVQTGEFPSQMR